In Sorghum bicolor cultivar BTx623 chromosome 8, Sorghum_bicolor_NCBIv3, whole genome shotgun sequence, one genomic interval encodes:
- the LOC8067455 gene encoding cytochrome c oxidase subunit 5C, which translates to MAGGRVAHATLKGPSVVKEIFIGMTLGLIAGGMWKMHHWNEQRKTRSFYDMLDKGQISVVVEE; encoded by the coding sequence ATGGCAGGTGGCAGGGTTGCACATGCCACCCTCAAGGGCCCGAGCGTGGTGAAGGAGATCTTCATTGGAATGACCCTGGGTCTGATTGCGGGAGGTATGTGGAAGATGCACCACTGGAACGAGCAGAGGAAGACTAGATCCTTCTACGACATGCTTGACAAGGGCCAGATCAGCGTTGTCGTCGAGGAGTAG
- the LOC110429872 gene encoding protein OS-9 homolog encodes MGFAGRVSALLFLLVAGAVANDQVFTTSGVTFGRSSREPRYRVEFHPVDSPFHPENGQESVPMANHEGKRYKCFLPVEETKTMKSMLPQNATNVIVESERRIKPKEPDELLEVLKDQCFYRHEGWWSYEFCYHGKIRQVHVDDEKVIQEFVLGEYDDDATAAYHENSTSELANDDNHVKDISKRYHVHLYKNGTVCDLTDIPRETEVRFVCSEPTVLISSIKEISSCKYVVTIQSPMLCKNPLFQQEKRTLSIHCNELPAKAESNVVDDSLPKEAQISIIPDQDGLHDFPAYAT; translated from the exons GCCGGGTATCCGCGCTGCTCTTCCTCCTGGTCGCTGGTGCTGTAGCAAATGACCAGGTCTTCACCACTTCAG GTGTGACATTTGGGCGGAGTTCGCGTGAGCCAAGGTACCGCGTCGAATTCCATCCTGTTGATTCGCCGTTCCATCCA GAGAATGGTCAGGAATCCGTACCAATGGCTAATCATGAGGGGAAACGTTACAAGTGCTTTCTACCAGTTGAAGAAACTAAAACCATGAAGTCAATGCTCCCACAAAATGCAACTAATGTTATAGTAGAAAGTGAAAGGAGAATTAAGCCAAAGGAGCCAGATGAGTTACTTGAGGTTCTCAAGGATCAGTGTTTCTACAGG CACGAAGGTTGGTGGTCGTATGAGTTCTGTTATCATGGGAAAATCAGACAGGTCCATGTAGACGATGAAAAg GTTATCCAAGAATTTGTTCTAGGTGAATACGATGATGACGCGACTGCTGCATACCACGAAAATAGCACCTCTGAGTTAGCTAatgatgacaatcatgtgaaagATATATCTAAGAG GTATCATGTTCACTTGTATAAAAATGGGACTGTATGTGATCTCACAGATATTCCCCGGGAGACAGAG GTTAGATTTGTCTGCTCGGAGCCTACTGTACTGATTAGTTCAATCAAGGAGATCTCTTCCTGCAAATATGTTGTAACAATTCAAAGTCCCATGCTTTGCAAAAACCC GTTGTTCCAGCAAGAGAAACGAACCCTCTCCATCCACTGCAATGAGTTGCCTGCTAAAGCAGAATCCAATGTGGTGGATGACTCGCTTCCAAAAGAAGCGCAGATATCCATCATCCCTGATCAGGATGGGCTACATGATTTTCCAGCTTATGCTACTTGA